A genomic segment from Torulaspora globosa chromosome 3, complete sequence encodes:
- the ORC1 gene encoding origin recognition complex subunit 1 (ancestral locus Anc_4.327), giving the protein MAETTKELSGWQIIVKDQKGNVISDDRRRSRNRRGAERIYLQRESDKLMFGRGDSVIMRDEVTNSYSVYLIHEIRLNTLNNIVEIWAFSYLRWFELKPFLYYARFQPQLVAEDHSDEYYKEKFINEIDKGELYLTAELSEIWLKDFLAIADMRSEEQWRDPAVQKTNDRDFFVRYMCEPTGENFVPFDMDKERRLMSESEPKEYEERLKRLSVPRPAGQRRSPNRRYKDSGTAYVKGVKIETESDSTSAQESSDEENQVGRASYRKRKPNAGRRAEISDQDTSSELSSLSSNAYDDAQETPEENHREERTESDIEDKERSTGEVSSSEEEEIVSAYDGSDNDNKKPYRAEHDSSGPSATESELEESLSDQEEVHLAKISNKRVGKSETSKRKSRKTESKLTNGSRSSTASNSLARKFTKRNVVRAKKKYTPFSKRFSSVDDIPDLTELAEFNQSTNDIDVAALENKLRAPKTHEVVETIFSKIKKQLYSSHDKEEIMKSGNFQDFLPARESEFASIYLSIYSAIESGSATTVYIAGTPGVGKTLTVKEVVKELQRSSDQNELPVFQFVEINGLKMVKPTDSYEALWNKIMGERLTWGAAMESLEFYFNKVPRNKKRPVVVLLDELDALVNKTQDIMYNFFNWTTYENAKLIVIAVANTMDLPERQLGNKVSSRIGFTRIMFTGYTFEELKQIIQFRLKGLNNSFFYEDTKTGSAYMINPDEEANGAELPSHIKKVQLRMTDDAIEIASRKVASVSGDARRALKVCKRAAELAEQHYMSKHGYSYQGKAISQEDQEDEEDANDGDGVQTVHISHIIKALNETINTHSTRFISRLSFTGKLFLYALQKLMQKSGLQEQQLGDIVDEIRLLIEMNAKNKFVEEISRVLFHRGSEVTPEQLRIVSWDFVINQLVDAGILIKQSMKNENISCVKLNISSEDVKKALEQDESLKGL; this is encoded by the coding sequence ATGGCTGAAACAACGAAGGAGCTGAGCGGATGGCAGATCATCGTAAAGGATCAGAAGGGGAACGTTATATCTGATGATAGAAGGAGGTCCCGGAATAGACGTGGAGCCGAAAGGATCTATCTGCAGCGAGAATCTGATAAGTTGATGTTTGGACGTGGCGATAGCGTCATTATGAGGGATGAAGTGACGAACTCTTACTCAGTGTACTTGATTCACGAGATCCGGCTGAATACGTTGAACAACATAGTCGAGATTTGGGCGTTCTCTTACCTCAGATGGTTTGAGCTGAAGCCTTTCTTATACTATGCCAGATTTCAGCCGCAGCTGGTGGCTGAGGATCACTCTGACGAATATTACAAGGAGAAGTTTATCAACGAGATCGACAAGGGTGAACTGTATCTCACGGCAGAACTCTCTGAGATATGGCTTAAGGACTTCCTTGCTATTGCAGACATGCGCAGCGAGGAGCAGTGGCGGGATCCGGCAGTCCAAAAGACAAATGACAGGGACTTCTTTGTCAGATACATGTGCGAGCCCACAGGTGAGAATTTTGTTCCCTTTGACATGgacaaagagagaagattaATGTCAGAATCAGAGCCTAAGGAATACGAAGAGCGGCTGAAAAGGCTCTCAGTACCGCGGCCAGCAGGCCAGCGTAGAAGCCCAAATCGTCGATATAAGGACTCTGGGACGGCGTATGTGAAAGGCGTGAAGATCGAGACCGAGTCGGATAGCACAAGCGCTCAGGAAAGCAGTGACGAAGAGAACCAAGTTGGAAGAGCGTCTTACCGAAAAAGAAAACCAAACGCGGGACGCAGAGCTGAGATCAGTGATCAAGACACATCCAGTGAATTGTCATCGCTTTCATCTAATGCGTATGACGACGCTCAGGAGACACCAGAGGAGAACCACAGGGAAGAGAGAACCGAGTCTGATATTGAGGACAAAGAACGATCAACCGGCGAGGTCTCCTCgtcagaggaagaagaaatagTCAGTGCATATGACGGCAGCGACAATGATAACAAGAAACCTTATCGGGCTGAGCATGACTCGTCAGGTCCATCAGCAACAGAAAGCGAGTTAGAAGAGTCATTATCTGACCAAGAGGAAGTACATCTAGCTAAGATAAGCAATAAGCGGGTAGGCAAAAGTGAGACTTCTAAAAGAAAATCACGTAAAACTGAATCAAAGCTCACCAATGGTTCACGGTCATCTACGGCTAGCAATTCGTTGGCAAGGAAGTTCACAAAGAGAAATGTGGTACGTGCTAAGAAGAAGTACACGCCATTCTCAAAGAGATTCAGTTCGGTAGATGACATTCCGGATTTGACCGAACTGGCGGAATTTAACCAGTCAACTAATGACATTGACGTCGCTGCTTTAGAGAACAAACTAAGGGCGCCAAAGACGCATGAAGTGGTCGAGACaatcttttcgaagataAAAAAGCAGCTTTATTCTTCGCatgacaaagaagagataATGAAATCTGGGAATTTCCAAGATTTCCTTCCGGCCCGTGAGAGCGAATTTGCTTCAATTTATTTAAGTATCTACAGTGCCATCGAATCTGGCTCTGCGACAACCGTGTACATTGCAGGCACACCGGGTGTAGGAAAAACGCTAACCGTTAAGGAGGTCGTCAAAGAATTGCAAAGGTCTTCTGATCAAAATGAGCTTCCTGTATTTCAGTTTGTTGAGATTAATGGTTTGAAAATGGTGAAACCCACAGATAGCTACGAGGCTTTGTGGAATAAGATAATGGGTGAAAGATTGACTTGGGGGGCTGCCATGGAATCTTTGGAGTTCTACTTTAACAAAGTTCCCAGAAACAAAAAAAGGCCTGTCGTCGTTTTGCTAGATGAACTGGATGCGTTGGTGAACAAGACTCAAGATATCATGTacaacttcttcaactggaCAACTTATGAAAATGCGAAGTTAATCGTTATTGCTGTGGCAAACACAATGGATTTACCTGAACGGCAGCTCGGTAATAAAGTTTCTTCCAGAATTGGATTCACGAGAATCATGTTTACAGGTTATACTTTCGAAGAGTTGAAACAAATCATACAGTTCAGATTGAAAGGCCTTAATAACTCTTTCTTTTATGAGGATACGAAGACAGGCAGTGCATATATGATTAAtcctgatgaagaggcTAATGGGGCAGAATTGCCGTCTCATATAAAGAAAGTACAACTGCGAATGACTGATGATGCAATCGAAATTGCGTCAAGGAAAGTCGCCAGTGTTAGCGGTGACGCCAGAAGAGCACTTAAGGTTTGCAAAAGAGCCGCTGAATTGGCGGAACAGCATTACATGAGCAAGCACGGTTACTCCTACCAAGGAAAGGCGATATcccaagaagatcaagaagatgaagaagatgcgAATGACGGAGATGGTGTACAAACTGTTCACATATCCCATATCATAAAGGCATTAAACGAAACCATCAATACTCACAGCACTAGGTTCATCTCGAGGTTATCTTTCACCGGTAAATTGTTCTTGTACGCTCTACAAAAGCTAATGCAGAAAAGTGGATTGCAAGAGCAGCAATTAGGTGACATTGTCGATGAGATACGACTTCTCATTGAAATGAATGCAAAGAACAAGTTTGTGGAAGAGATAAGTCGTGTGTTATTCCATCGAGGCAGCGAAGTGACACCAGAGCAGCTAAGGATTGTCTCATGGGACTTTGTAATCAATCAACTGGTCGATGCGGGGATACTGATCAAGCAGAGTATGAAGAACGAGAACATTAGCTGCGTGAAACTGAATATTTCGTCGGAAGATGTGAAAAAGGCTCTCGAACAGGACGAAAGCCTGAAGGGGTTGTAA
- the ECM7 gene encoding Ecm7p (ancestral locus Anc_4.328), whose translation MMIAEKTLNNSPKHPIAAQSSARMRLSRLLKPGWNLTAFERLILWIRLASSTLIIALGITVMVGPITAPTTFALARFGTKSSDITKGLFDVLKDAVEVFGSTDVNNGVGLTTSEIFILTDYAASQIKSVPQYIAITLYGRCDINFNTTFKYGPNGHAIEVRNSSVIEVCFTTGPEYVFDYREVLSQLGLDIILSYAYDQNLPAVLGLSSSYSEYIKNLQDRKIDVVYLIMAVMPLEIIIVVLTVWYYSIKGKHINPLKERVLSHLISVISLTAFVTGLTGAISLVWLAFNLKNRIKSELEAFGFSYGLESAWFTCLWFFAFFMLVSTLAWCGLEWCLSDSQRPYNDETQNNILRYRAGLFVDANGSFTDNASSDGDIYRTRSNTGATSRDRANLNPFTAEEVELQDIALYSSGDDECDPQKVVKPSSAMYF comes from the coding sequence ATGATGATAGCAGAAAAGACCCTGAATAATAGCCCAAAACACCCAATTGCTGCCCAATCGTCGGCTAGGATGCGATTGAGCCGACTACTTAAGCCAGGGTGGAATCTGACGGCTTTTGAGAGGCTAATATTGTGGATCCGATTGGCATCCTCGACGTTGATCATAGCGCTAGGTATTACCGTTATGGTGGGACCAATTACGGCGCCGACTACTTTTGCTCTAGCTAGGTTTGGAACTAAATCATCAGATATAACTAAGGGACTCTTTGACGTGTTAAAAGACGCGGTGGAAGTGTTTGGTTCGACCGATGTGAACAATGGAGTCGGACTGACGACATCAGAGATCTTCATTCTCACCGATTACGCGGCGAGTCAGATCAAGAGCGTGCCACAGTACATTGCTATCACACTCTATGGTCGATGCGACATCAATTTCAATACAACGTTCAAATATGGCCCAAACGGACATGCTATTGAAGTGAGGAACTCATCGGTAATCGAAGTTTGCTTCACCACGGGGCCTGAATACGTTTTCGATTATCGTGAAGTTTTATCGCAGCTGGGACTCGATATAATCTTGAGTTATGCCTATGATCAGAATTTGCCAGCAGTGCTAGGGCTCTCCAGCAGTTACAGCGAGTACATAAAGAACCTGCAGGATCGGAAGATTGACGTGGTATACCTAATAATGGCAGTTATGCCGCTCGAGATTATTATTGTCGTTCTCACCGTGTGGTACTATTCAATCAAAGGCAAACATATCAATCCGTTGAAAGAGCGGGTCCTGAGTCACCTCATATCAGTCATATCGCTCACAGCCTTCGTCACTGGGCTCACTGGTGCCATCAGTTTGGTTTGGCTAGCGTTCAACCTGAAAAACAGGATCAAGTCTGAACTCGAGGCGTTTGGGTTCTCGTATGGATTGGAATCTGCATGGTTTACATGCCTGTGGTTTTTCGCATTTTTCATGCTTGTCTCGACCTTGGCCTGGTGTGGCCTCGAGTGGTGCCTCTCAGACTCCCAGCGGCCATACAACGACGAAACTCAGAATAACATCCTGCGGTATCGCGCGGGCCTTTTCGTCGATGCCAACGGCAGCTTCACAGATAATGCATCCTCTGACGGTGATATATACCGTACTCGGTCCAATACAGGAGCCACAAGTCGAGATCGTGCCAATTTAAATCCATTTACAGCAGAGGAAGTGGAGCTACAAGACATTGCATTATACTCAAGCGGTGATGATGAATGCGACCCTCAGAAAGTTGTGAAACCTTCATCAGCTATGTATTTTTAA
- the SMA2 gene encoding Sma2p (ancestral locus Anc_4.329), giving the protein MFFLKRFLAWIILLIVALTQLLLYIPILSCRNTGSFCVEQFRFSITGSSAITEEFINSVKEVLKLISYLALDMGWSTGLTDSDVYREENLVDTFDSENVYSVNHFGYCKKKHSTILYCAHNGHSGMDVLGILVRDIGIQLGMLSMPHQNETTMVGESLVLTYHLGLTSLKKFLKAKQTSALSKVLLLEDGQAESGKISGASQFARGVALARFLQLANAGVLIMLINEISVSVLCMLAVLVYGITLVLKVKVRILITVLKAAASVLIGIATITFASTLLYFLALKTLEPSGDPLQPATKWDIMQLSVGPGFVIGWIRYALQIILLPLTFGTLRYYSTREEPSQVVEEPGSGQLKDWA; this is encoded by the coding sequence ATGTTTTTTCTCAAGAGGTTTCTCGCCTGGATAATATTGCTGATTGTCGCACTGACGCAACTTCTGCTCTACATACCAATTCTCTCCTGCAGGAATACAGGATCATTTTGTGTGGAACAGTTCAGGTTTTCCATTACTGGCTCTTCGGCCATTACGGAAGAATTCATTAACAGCGTGAAGGAAGTCCTGAAACTCATCTCCTATCTGGCGCTCGATATGGGCTGGTCCACAGGCCTGACTGACTCCGACGTTTACCGTGAGGAAAACCTGGTAGACACGTTCGATTCCGAGAACGTTTACAGCGTCAACCACTTTGGATactgcaagaagaagcacagCACGATCCTGTACTGCGCGCACAACGGTCACAGCGGAATGGATGTCCTTGGTATTCTAGTGCGGGACATAGGAATACAATTGGGCATGCTGTCCATGCCGCATCAGAACGAGACTACGATGGTCGGAGAGTCGCTGGTACTGACATACCATCTTGGACTTACTTCGCTGAAAAAGTTTCTAAAAGCCAAGCAAACGAGCGCCCTTTCGAAAGTTCTATTACTCGAAGACGGCCAAGCAGAATCTGGCAAGATTTCTGGCGCGTCACAATTTGCCAGAGGTGTGGCTTTAGCCCGATTTCTTCAGCTGGCCAATGCTGGTGTTCTTATCATGCTGATCAACGAGATTTCTGTGAGCGTCTTGTGCATGCTAGCGGTTCTCGTCTACGGCATTACTCTGGTCCTTAAGGTAAAAGTCCGCATTTTGATCACGGTTCTTAAAGCTGCGGCTTCAGTATTGATTGGCATAGCGACGATCACCTTCGCGAGCACGCTACTGTATTTCCTAGCACTCAAGACGCTGGAACCCTCTGGAGATCCCCTGCAGCCTGCAACTAAATGGGACATAATGCAACTCAGTGTCGGCCCTGGCTTCGTCATCGGCTGGATTCGGTACGCGCTCCAAATTATCCTGCTCCCGTTGACCTTCGGGACATTGAGATACTACAGCACAAGAGAGGAACCTTCTCAGGTCGTGGAAGAGCCCGGTTCTGGGCAATTGAAGGACTGGGCTTGA
- the ERV41 gene encoding Erv41p (ancestral locus Anc_4.330), with translation MAGLRSFDAFPKTDESHKQRSSKGGLSSILTYLFLLFICWTEFGSYFGGYIDQQYRVDDQVKETFQINMDMYVHMPCKWLHINVRDQTMDRKLVSNELNLEDMPFFVPYGTMVNDMRKIATPALDEILAEAIPAQFRDKMDPSALRADLGDIAFDGCHVYGSVPVNRVAGELHITAKGWGYSDFERAPVAEINFSHVINEFSYGDFFPYIDNPLDSTAKVSIDNPLTGYIYDTSIVPTVYEKLGALVDTNQYAVSERQFDPNAVQRGSRNIPGIYFRYDFEALSILIKDQRLSFVQFVIRLVALLSFIVYIASWAFRMVDLTLVLALGPRWSLRYQPGSDSHGILER, from the exons ATGGCTGGGCTGCGATCATTCGATGCTTTCC CGAAGACAGATGAATCTCACAAGCAGAGGTCTTCCAAGGGAGGTTTGAGCTCCATTTTGACATATCTattccttcttttcatctgctggACCGAGTTTGGCAGCTATTTTGGAGGATACATCGACCAGCAGTACCGAGTGGATGACCAAGTGAAGGAAACTTTCCAGATCAACATGGACATGTACGTTCATATGCCTTGCAAATGGCTTCATATCAATGTCCGGGACCAAACAATGGACAGGAAGCTTGTCTCCAACGAGTTGAACCTGGAAGACATGCCATTCTTCGTCCCGTATGGCACAATGGTTAACGACATGCGAAAGATAGCCACGCCAGCGCTGGACGAGATCCTGGCGGAAGCGATACCGGCGCAATTCAGAGACAAGATGGACCCGAGTGCCTTGAGGGCCGATCTGGGTGACATAGCCTTCGACGGGTGCCATGTCTATGGATCCGTGCCGGTCAACAGGGTCGCTGGCGAACTGCATATCACAGCCAAGGGCTGGGGCTACTCCGACTTTGAGAGGGCTCCCGTGGCAGAGATCAACTTCTCCCACGTAATCAACGAGTTCTCGTACGGGGACTTCTTCCCATACATCGACAACCCTCTCGACTCGACCGCCAAAGTGAGCATCGACAACCCACTTACAGGTTACATATACGACACATCGATAGTCCCCACGGTCTACGAGAAGCTTGGGGCCCTGGTGGATACGAACCAGTACGCCGTCAGTGAGCGACAATTCGACCCCAATGCTGTTCAGAGGGGCTCCAGAAATATACCCGGTATCTACTTCAGGTATGATTTCGAGGCCCTCTCGATCCTAATAAAGGACCAGCGTCTGTCGTTCGTCCAGTTTGTGATAAGACTTGTAGCGCTACTTTCATTCATAGTCTACATCGCATCCTGGGCGTTCAGAATGGTCGATCTGACCCTTGTACTGGCGCTGGGACCCAGATGGTCGCTGCGCTATCAGCCAGGCTCGGATTCTCATGGCATCTTAGAGCGTTAA
- the GMC2 gene encoding Gmc2p (ancestral locus Anc_4.331) encodes MNENDASRPSRASEAQDAEVPNLKDLAAQWQTKKFGDQVREKVLKDKVLVRIQEATSVIMDLAARQEGAVGEHFDKMEWDSLYNYSANVMDEYTKNVDSILNQLDQLYRKQYLWQESVFLIDSQTGASVIGKAEEWMKLKEQHLEYKGVQLDRSANVIKSAIERLTSKN; translated from the exons ATGAATGAAAATGATGCCAGCCGCCCAAGTCGGGCCTCTGAAGCTCAAGATGCGGAAGTACCCAACCTGAAGGATTTAGCCGCCCAGTGGCAAACTAAGAAGTTTGGTGACCAGGTGAGAGAGAAGGTGCTCAAGGATAAGGTGTTGGTGAGAATTCAGGAGGCCACTAGCGTTATTATGGATCTGGCAGCGAGACAGGAAGGAGCCGTGGGCGAGCATTTCGACAAGATGGAGTGGGACTCGTTATACAATTACTCTGCAAACGTTATGGATGAATACACCAAGAATGTTGATAGCATTTTGAACCAGTTGGATCAGTTGTATCGT AAACAATACCTATGGCAGGAGTCTGTATTCCTCATAGACTCTCAAACCGGTGCCTCCGTGATTGGGAAGGCAGAAGAGtggatgaagctgaaagaacaaCATCTGGAGTACAAAGGTGTGCAGCTCGACCGGTCCGCAAACGTTATCAAAAGCGCAATCGAACGATTGACatcgaagaattga
- the ITT1 gene encoding RBR-type E3 ubiquitin transferase (ancestral locus Anc_4.332) produces MEKANLRDDLKILQEMYPEMVIDVDPDDIAAETSIIVRGSLPFKISLPNDVIIRFNEQSLTLSELTSDLLTFSVKSHEYPDLSRSLDLEFDSEWMTQADKENIKLAVQREFCSLTDCNSELYDPFTPLLMLLFGFLTGDVAAELFKENQRVCHDKKEFDSFAAIDNAIESEKLARSNFECPICMETKKGSRMTRLPCGHRICELCVKSYYTSLIEEGSTNQIRCPNCEYRELDLNKFQSYNEMKKVTFTPAIPFSFFRGILSPEVCLRYEKLFYSQAAARLSQHCANACVTCRRCDTWCVKDDLNDSMMICTKCEHTFCFDCLHSWHGYINHCGKKVVISRDIVEEYLELDKESADNERRKILEAKFGKKNLELEANDYLADQMIDHAIAEKGSNLQRCPKCRTVVQRSEGCNKMKCAVCEIMFCFLCGVELYPDDPYEHFRVPYSTCYARLFEGMAGVD; encoded by the coding sequence ATGGAAAAGGCTAACCTTAGAGACGACTTGAAAATCTTGCAGGAGATGTATCCTGAAATGGTGATTGATGTTGATCCCGATGATATAGCTGCTGAAACTAGTATAATTGTGCGTGGCAGTTTACCTTTCAAGATTTCGCTGCCGAACGATGTCATAATAAGATTTAATGAGCAGTCGCTAACCTTATCGGAGCTCACCTCTGATCTTCTAACTTTCAGCGTCAAAAGTCATGAATATCCCGATCTCTCTCGTTCATTGGACCTGGAGTTTGATTCTGAGTGGATGACGCAGGCAGATAAAGAGAATATCAAGCTGGCTGTTCAGCGAGAGTTTTGTTCCCTCACTGATTGCAATTCAGAGTTGTACGATCCGTTCACCCCGTTACTTATGTTACTATTTGGGTTTCTCACTGGTGATGTTGCAGCCGAACTGTTTAAAGAGAATCAGAGGGTTTGTCATGACAAGAAAGAGTTTGACTCGtttgctgcaattgacAATGCTATAGAATCGGAAAAACTGGCTAGAAGTAACTTCGAGTGCCCCATATGTATGGAAACCAAGAAGGGAAGCAGGATGACGAGGCTACCGTGCGGTCACCGAATATGTGAGCTCTGTGTCAAAAGTTACTACACTTCTTTGATCGAAGAAGGTAGCACAAATCAAATCAGATGTCCCAACTGTGAGTACCGAGAGCTGGATTTGAACAAGTTCCAGAGCTACAAcgagatgaagaaggtcACCTTTACGCCAGCCATTCCgttcagctttttcagagGTATTCTTAGCCCAGAAGTTTGCCTTCGATACGAGAAATTGTTTTACTCTCAAGCCGCTGCGAGGTTATCTCAGCACTGTGCAAATGCCTGTGTGACGTGCAGGAGATGCGATACCTGGTGTGTTAAAGACGATTTAAATGATTCGATGATGATATGTACTAAATGCGAACACACCTTTTGCTTCGATTGCCTTCATTCGTGGCACGGTTACATCAACCACTGCGGAAAGAAGGTGGTCATTTCAAGAGATATTGTGGAAGAGTACTTAGAGCTAGACAAGGAGTCTGCGGACAACGAACGTCGCAAGATATTAGAGGCGAAATTTGGCAAAAAGAATCTAGAATTGGAAGCTAATGATTATCTAGCGGATCAAATGATTGATCATGCGATCGCCGAGAAAGGTTCTAACCTGCAGAGATGTCCTAAATGTCGCACTGTGGTTCAAAGAAGCGAAGGTTGCAATAAAATGAAATGTGCCGTTTGCGAGATCATGTTCTGCTTCCTCTGCGGCGTGGAATTATACCCGGACGATCCATATGAGCATTTCAGGGTTCCTTATTCGACCTGCTATGCTCGCCTGTTTGAGGGCATGGCAGGCGTCGATTAG
- the POB3 gene encoding FACT complex subunit POB3 (ancestral locus Anc_4.333) encodes MSTDFDRIYLNQSKFSGRFRIADSGLGWKATASGGSTANQTKAPFLLPATELYTVQWSRGCRGYELKINTRNQGVVQLDGFSQEDFSLIKNDFHRRFNVQIEQKEHSLRGWNWGKADLARNEMIFAVNGKPTFEIPYARINNTNLTSKNEVAIEFNIQDEQNQPAGDEMVEMRFYIPGFVEEQSEAETAPREDGVDVDMDKQPKEEKTMAEAFHEELKEKADVGEVAGDSIVSFQDVFFATPRGRYDIDIYKNSIRLRGKTYEYKLQHRQIQRVVSLPKADDIHHLIVLSIEPPLRQGQTTYPFLVMQFQKDEETEVQLNLEDEDFEANYKDKLMKQYDAKTHIVLSHVLKGLTGKRVIVPGAFKSKYEQCAVSCSYKANEGYLYPLDNAFFFLTKPTLYIPFSDVSSVNISRAGQTSTSSKTFDLEVLLRSNRGSTTFANISKEEQQLLEQFLKSKNLRVKNEDKEAQERLQSALGSESDDEDVNMGSAAEDEESFDEEFQASSEDEDVAEEYNSDAGSSDEEGGSDNERPAKKAKVE; translated from the coding sequence ATGAGTACGGATTTTGATAGGATATATCTCAACCAGTCAAAGTTCAGTGGTAGATTTCGTATAGCCGACTCCGGTTTGGGTTGGAAAGCTACTGCAAGTGGCGGTTCTACGGCTAATCAGACAAAGGCTCCCTTTTTATTGCCAGCTACGGAGCTTTATACTGTCCAATGGAGTAGAGGTTGTAGGGGATATGAGCTGAAGATCAATACTAGGAACCAAGGAGTCGTGCAATTGGACGGGTTCTCACAAGAAGACTTTAGCTTGATAAAGAACGATTTCCACCGGCGGTTTAACGTTCAGATAGAGCAGAAGGAGCATTCGTTGCGTGGTTGGAACTGGGGGAAAGCTGATTTGGCCAGAAATGAGATGATCTTCGCGGTCAACGGTAAGCCAACATTCGAGATTCCCTATGCCCGTATAAACAATACTAATTTGACATCGAAGAACGAAGTGGCCATAGAATTCAATATTCAGGACGAACAGAATCAACCCGCGGGCGATGAAATGGTGGAGATGAGGTTTTACATCCCGGGGTTTGTGGAAGAACAAAGTGAAGCTGAAACTGCTCCACGAGAAGATGGTGTAGACGTCGATATGGATAAACAACctaaagaagagaaaaccATGGCGGAGGCGTTCCACGAAGAgctcaaagagaaagcCGATGTCGGAGAAGTCGCAGGAGATTCGATTGTATCGTTCCAAGACGTCTTCTTTGCCACTCCTAGGGGCCGTTACGATATCGACATTTACAAAAATTCCATCAGGTTGAGAGGTAAGACATACGAGTATAAACTGCAGCACCGTCAAATCCAAAGGGTCGTTTCATTGCCTAAAGCTGATGACATTCACCATCTGATCGTGTTGTCGATTGAACCACCACTTAGACAGGGCCAGACGACCTATCCATTCTTGGTTATGCAGTTccagaaagatgaagaaacagaagTACAGTTGAATTTGGAGGACGAAGATTTCGAAGCCAACTACAAGGACAAACTGATGAAGCAGTACGACGCAAAGACGCATATCGTCCTAAGCCACGTTCTGAAAGGCCTGACCGGCAAAAGGGTCATTGTACCTGGTGCTTTCAAGTCCAAATACGAACAGTGTGCCGTTTCCTGTTCATATAAAGCCAATGAGGGTTATCTGTATCCGCTCGATAAcgcattcttcttcttgaccaagCCCACGCTTTACATTCCATTTTCGGATGTGAGCTCTGTCAACATATCCAGGGCCGGTCAGACGTCTACCTCATCCAAAACGTTCGATTTGGAAGTTCTTCTCCGCTCCAATAGAGGTTCCACTACATTTGCTAATATcagcaaagaagaacagcagCTTCTGGAACAGTttttgaaatcaaagaatctCAGAGTCAAGAACGAGGACAAGGAAGCCCAAGAGAGACTACAAAGCGCGTTAGGTTCCGAGAgtgacgacgaagacgTCAATATGGGATCggctgcagaagatgaagagtcgttcgatgaagagtttcaaGCAAGCTCCGAAGACGAGGATGTCGCGGAGGAATACAACTCCGATGCTGGAAGcagtgatgaagagggTGGAAGTGATAACGAAAGGCCCGCTAAGAAAGCCAAAGTCGAGTGA